A region from the Dehalococcoides mccartyi CG5 genome encodes:
- a CDS encoding NAD-dependent epimerase/dehydratase family protein yields the protein MRVLVVGGTGFLGYHAVLELVRRGHQVSVIALPPMPSDHIFPPSVEVFLSNIHNLNHGMLLSMLKGQDVVVYAAGADDRVVPKAPAYLYFHKANVEDCLHFFSIAKEAGVKRGVFLGSYFCHFAKLWPELHLAEHHPYIESRLEQEEALFKLGGNEMAICGLRLPYIFGSMPGRTPIWEPLIKYLNSGWWLFYPRGGTNCVSAVRVGEAIAGAVEKGQAGHSYLVGDENLSWDALLSKFGVILGKPKKVLHLPAFILRLAALGLKSIHRLQGRESGLDPVSYIILQTRNTFFDPILSRKALGYGQGGLDTALKDTVDACLEIPRKEAG from the coding sequence ATGCGGGTACTTGTAGTAGGCGGAACCGGCTTTCTGGGGTATCATGCCGTACTGGAACTGGTACGCCGGGGGCATCAGGTGTCTGTAATAGCTTTGCCGCCCATGCCGTCAGACCATATATTCCCCCCATCGGTAGAGGTATTTCTTTCAAATATCCACAATCTTAATCACGGTATGTTGCTGTCCATGCTCAAAGGTCAGGACGTAGTGGTGTATGCCGCCGGTGCAGATGACCGGGTAGTTCCCAAAGCTCCGGCTTATCTTTATTTCCACAAGGCCAATGTTGAAGACTGTCTCCACTTCTTTTCTATTGCCAAAGAGGCCGGGGTAAAGAGGGGCGTTTTCTTGGGTTCATATTTCTGCCATTTTGCCAAACTTTGGCCGGAATTGCACCTTGCCGAACACCACCCGTATATTGAAAGCCGCCTTGAGCAGGAAGAAGCCCTTTTCAAGCTGGGCGGGAACGAAATGGCTATCTGCGGTTTGCGTCTGCCTTATATATTCGGGAGTATGCCCGGCCGCACCCCTATCTGGGAACCCCTGATAAAGTACCTTAATTCCGGCTGGTGGCTTTTTTACCCCCGCGGCGGCACAAACTGTGTCTCGGCGGTAAGGGTGGGCGAGGCTATCGCCGGAGCGGTGGAAAAAGGGCAGGCGGGGCATAGCTATCTGGTGGGTGACGAAAACCTCAGCTGGGACGCATTGCTTTCCAAGTTTGGGGTAATTCTGGGCAAACCTAAAAAGGTTCTTCATTTGCCGGCTTTTATCCTGCGTCTGGCTGCTTTAGGTCTTAAAAGCATTCATCGTTTACAGGGACGGGAATCAGGGCTGGACCCTGTTAGTTATATCATCTTGCAGACACGTAACACCTTCTTTGACCCTATCCTGTCGCGTAAGGCTTTAGGTTACGGGCAGGGCGGGCTGGATACAGCCCTGAAAGATACGGTAGACGCTTGTCTGGAAATCCCCCGCAAAGAAGCCGGGTAA
- the cutA gene encoding divalent-cation tolerance protein CutA: protein MKANPFLIVFITATDAEEATLISKVLLNQRKAACVSIIPRANSQYWWQGKVEESTESLLIVKTRQSLLASLIEVVHEVHSYENPEVLAMPVVGGSPEYLDWLDKELSAQTDIPE from the coding sequence GTGAAGGCAAATCCATTTCTGATAGTCTTCATTACCGCCACCGACGCGGAGGAAGCCACCCTTATCTCAAAGGTGCTTCTTAACCAACGCAAAGCGGCCTGTGTCAGCATTATCCCGCGGGCAAACTCACAGTATTGGTGGCAGGGCAAGGTAGAGGAATCAACCGAAAGCCTGCTTATTGTAAAAACCCGCCAGTCTCTGCTTGCTTCGCTCATAGAGGTAGTGCATGAAGTTCACAGCTACGAAAACCCCGAAGTGCTGGCAATGCCGGTTGTCGGGGGCAGTCCGGAGTATCTGGACTGGCTGGATAAAGAACTTTCTGCCCAGACGGATATTCCGGAATAG
- a CDS encoding LemA family protein, protein MWIALIVILALVLVLGLWFAGAYNGLVGLRNQVKNAWAQIDVQLKRRYDLIPNLIETVKGYMTHERQTLESVTNARNLAQQLSTSTSVEARAKAEGELSSALSRLLAVVENYPNLKANQNFLALQEELTSTENKISFARQFYNDSVMKYNNQTQMFPSNIVAGMANFKASEFFEVKVEEERQAPKVKF, encoded by the coding sequence ATGTGGATTGCACTTATAGTCATTCTGGCACTGGTCCTGGTATTGGGGCTGTGGTTTGCCGGTGCTTACAACGGCCTGGTAGGTCTGCGGAATCAGGTTAAAAATGCCTGGGCGCAGATAGATGTCCAGCTGAAAAGACGCTACGACCTGATACCCAACCTGATTGAAACTGTCAAAGGCTACATGACCCATGAACGGCAAACTCTTGAATCTGTGACCAATGCCCGTAATCTGGCCCAGCAGTTATCTACTTCAACCAGTGTAGAAGCCAGAGCCAAAGCTGAAGGCGAACTGTCTTCTGCCCTTTCCCGCCTGCTGGCAGTAGTTGAAAACTACCCCAACCTAAAGGCTAACCAGAACTTTCTGGCTTTGCAGGAAGAACTGACCTCTACTGAAAACAAGATAAGTTTTGCCCGCCAGTTTTACAATGATTCGGTTATGAAATACAACAACCAAACCCAAATGTTCCCCTCAAACATTGTGGCCGGTATGGCTAATTTCAAGGCCAGCGAATTCTTTGAGGTCAAGGTGGAAGAGGAACGCCAGGCTCCCAAGGTAAAGTTTTAA
- the cysE gene encoding serine O-acetyltransferase, translating to MIKDIKNVFSKDPAARSVAEVLFCYPGLHALWFHRVANWLWRHKLHFWARWLSHGGRFCTGIEIHPGAKIGQRFFIDHGMGVVIGETSEIGNDVLMYQGVVLGGTSLSKGKRHPTICDNAVIGTGAIVLGGITVGEGAKVGAGSVVTKDVPAGATVVGIPGRVVEESRRMVIDLEHGKLPDPVADALKVVLTEQQKLMDRLAQLEKNSGLKVPQDELRGQIREIMKEFNL from the coding sequence ATGATAAAAGATATTAAAAATGTTTTCAGCAAAGATCCGGCTGCCAGAAGTGTGGCAGAGGTTCTATTTTGTTATCCCGGTTTGCATGCTCTCTGGTTTCACCGGGTGGCAAACTGGCTGTGGCGGCATAAACTCCATTTCTGGGCACGCTGGCTTTCCCATGGCGGGCGGTTCTGCACCGGCATTGAGATTCATCCGGGGGCAAAAATAGGTCAGCGTTTCTTCATTGACCATGGGATGGGGGTAGTCATTGGCGAAACCTCTGAAATTGGCAATGACGTGCTTATGTATCAGGGTGTGGTGCTTGGCGGAACCAGTCTGTCCAAAGGCAAACGCCACCCTACTATCTGCGATAATGCAGTTATCGGTACAGGCGCAATAGTGCTGGGCGGCATTACGGTGGGTGAAGGGGCTAAAGTAGGGGCAGGTTCGGTGGTTACCAAAGATGTTCCGGCCGGGGCGACTGTAGTTGGCATACCCGGGCGGGTGGTTGAAGAATCACGCCGTATGGTTATTGATCTGGAACACGGCAAACTGCCTGACCCGGTAGCAGACGCTCTGAAAGTGGTTCTGACCGAACAGCAAAAACTGATGGACAGGCTTGCCCAGCTTGAAAAAAACAGCGGACTGAAAGTGCCTCAGGATGAGCTTCGCGGGCAGATACGCGAGATTATGAAAGAGTTTAACCTGTAG
- a CDS encoding M48 family metallopeptidase, whose protein sequence is MWEQIQSNRTRSIMLVIGMGLILVALGYALGMAFTDNGLAGLVIALVLWGIMNLIALTQGDSILLGMANAKEIKPSDHPRLYNVVEEMKIASGMDTMPKVYIIDDPALNAFATGRDKNHISVAITSGLLQKLNRDELQGVIGHEMAHIKNRDVSLMVWCSILLGTIVILAQYGSRMFIFGGGSRRSSSNEGSGGGAQAILMVAALLLIVLAPLFAQLIYFAISRKREYLADASSAQYTRYPEGLASALEKLGASTEQLRSANQATAPMYIINPFRAKGKAAANLTSTHPPISERVRILRSMNGASYHNYDEAFKQVKGGHVIPPTAIKLDHDETIREASDEGPLATEIGRARETSNALWNMNKYQTVDCDCGVRLRVPPGLKGQEIQCPHCGEIHQT, encoded by the coding sequence ATGTGGGAACAGATACAATCCAATAGAACCCGTTCCATTATGCTGGTTATAGGTATGGGGCTTATTCTGGTAGCCTTGGGCTACGCTTTGGGGATGGCTTTTACCGATAACGGGCTGGCGGGACTGGTGATTGCCCTTGTCCTGTGGGGAATAATGAACCTGATAGCCCTGACCCAGGGGGATAGTATCCTCTTGGGTATGGCTAATGCCAAGGAGATAAAACCCTCTGACCACCCGCGCCTTTACAACGTGGTGGAGGAAATGAAGATTGCCTCCGGTATGGACACCATGCCCAAGGTTTATATCATTGATGACCCTGCCTTGAACGCTTTTGCCACCGGACGGGACAAAAACCATATCTCGGTGGCTATCACCTCCGGCCTGCTGCAAAAGCTGAACAGGGATGAGCTTCAGGGCGTTATAGGGCACGAAATGGCCCATATAAAAAACCGGGATGTATCACTAATGGTCTGGTGCAGCATCCTTCTGGGAACTATCGTTATCTTAGCCCAGTACGGCTCACGGATGTTTATTTTCGGCGGAGGGTCACGCCGTTCTTCCTCCAATGAGGGGAGTGGCGGCGGGGCTCAGGCTATTTTAATGGTGGCAGCACTTTTGCTTATTGTGTTGGCACCCTTGTTTGCCCAGCTGATTTACTTTGCCATTTCACGCAAACGGGAGTATCTGGCAGATGCCTCTTCCGCCCAGTATACCCGTTACCCTGAGGGACTGGCTTCAGCCCTTGAAAAACTGGGGGCTTCCACTGAACAGCTGCGTTCAGCCAATCAGGCTACCGCTCCCATGTATATCATCAACCCTTTCAGGGCCAAAGGTAAGGCTGCGGCTAACCTGACATCCACCCATCCCCCCATCAGCGAGAGGGTAAGGATTCTGCGGTCTATGAACGGGGCTTCCTACCACAACTATGATGAGGCCTTTAAACAGGTAAAAGGCGGGCATGTCATACCCCCCACTGCCATTAAGCTGGACCATGACGAAACCATCAGGGAGGCTTCGGATGAAGGGCCTTTGGCTACCGAAATAGGCCGCGCCCGAGAGACCTCAAATGCCCTCTGGAATATGAATAAATACCAGACGGTAGATTGCGATTGCGGAGTCAGGCTTCGCGTTCCGCCCGGTTTGAAAGGGCAGGAAATCCAATGCCCCCACTGCGGTGAAATCCACCAGACTTGA
- a CDS encoding zf-TFIIB domain-containing protein gives MICPACSKDMLVVEYREIELDYCPACHGVWFDAGELGLLLNAVNLKNSPEKAAEVTDNREAKRHCPICRRKMKKTALIKDPLLITDDCPGGHGMFFDGGEVDQLITRLSKDTKQPAVDFLKEVFKSK, from the coding sequence ATGATTTGCCCGGCTTGCTCTAAAGATATGCTGGTAGTGGAATACCGCGAGATAGAGCTGGACTATTGTCCGGCCTGTCACGGGGTTTGGTTTGATGCCGGAGAATTGGGGTTATTGCTGAACGCGGTAAACCTGAAAAACAGCCCCGAAAAAGCAGCTGAAGTAACCGATAACCGAGAGGCTAAACGCCACTGCCCCATCTGCCGCCGTAAAATGAAAAAAACCGCCCTGATAAAAGACCCTCTGCTGATAACCGATGACTGCCCCGGGGGACACGGCATGTTTTTTGACGGGGGAGAGGTAGACCAGCTTATTACCCGCTTGAGTAAAGATACCAAGCAACCGGCGGTGGATTTTCTAAAAGAAGTATTCAAATCTAAATAA
- a CDS encoding peroxiredoxin: MEEVARAMPRIGDIAPQFEALTTHGVLKLEDFKGQWLIIFSHPADFTPVCTTEFIAFTEIYPELQKRGVELLGLSVDSNSSHIAWVRNVEDKTGIKIPFPIIADLNKEVSSAYGMLHPGQSKTETVRCVFILDPGQKIRLIMYYPMNVGRNMQEILRVIDALQTADEYKVALPANWHPGDKVVVPSPSTQEMAEERMGQGYECVDWYLCKKQL, encoded by the coding sequence ATGGAAGAAGTAGCCCGCGCCATGCCCCGTATCGGGGATATCGCACCTCAGTTTGAAGCCTTGACCACTCATGGTGTTTTGAAACTGGAAGATTTCAAAGGCCAGTGGCTCATTATCTTTTCCCATCCCGCAGATTTTACTCCCGTCTGCACCACTGAATTTATTGCCTTCACTGAAATTTACCCTGAACTGCAAAAGAGGGGCGTGGAATTGCTGGGCTTAAGTGTAGACAGCAATTCGTCCCATATTGCCTGGGTAAGAAATGTTGAAGATAAAACCGGAATAAAGATACCCTTCCCCATTATTGCCGACCTTAATAAAGAGGTTTCCTCTGCCTATGGCATGCTTCACCCCGGACAGAGCAAAACCGAAACTGTCCGGTGCGTGTTTATACTTGACCCCGGTCAGAAAATACGCCTCATCATGTACTACCCCATGAACGTAGGGCGGAATATGCAGGAGATTTTACGGGTAATTGACGCCCTCCAGACCGCTGACGAGTATAAAGTAGCCCTGCCGGCTAACTGGCATCCCGGTGACAAAGTAGTAGTGCCTTCTCCATCTACCCAGGAAATGGCCGAAGAAAGAATGGGGCAGGGTTATGAATGTGTAGACTGGTATTTGTGCAAGAAACAGCTTTAG